The Borrelia sp. HM sequence AGTAATAATCTCACCATTCCTATCATATTGAATATCCACTACATTAACATCAAGATTAGATATTAAATTTTTTAAATCATTACTATTACTTAAAACTATATTATTAATACTTATTATTTTATCATTTGGTTTAAGACCTGCAATTCCTGCTGGAGAATTTACTTCAACTTTAGCAACAATAAGATCTACCCAAGGACCAATTTCTTTTAAAAGTTTGTCTAAACTAGTATATTCTTCAAAACTAACATTATTATTATCTCTTAAAACTGTAAAAGTTATTTTAGAATCTTTTAAATCAACAAACTTACTTAAATCAGAAAAATATTGAATATTATTATCATTAACTTTTAAAATAATATCTCCATCTTTAAACTTACTTAAAACATTATTATTAATGACACTTATTTTACCAGGATAATCAAGATAAACAACTCCTATTATTTCTATAGCGATAAAAATAACTAATGCCAAAATTAAATTAAAAAGAGGACCTGCAAAATATATGAGTATTTTCTTAAAATGAGAAATACCAAAAATAGAATCTTTATCTGCTTCAAGCTGTCTATTAAGTTTAAGCTCATTTTCTAAGTGGTCAGCCCCCTTAAGCTTGCAATACCCACCCAAAAAAATTGGAGAAATTCTATACTCTGTATCTTTTATTTTAATCTTAAAAAGACTAGGTCCTATACCAATAGAAAAAACTTCAACCTTAACTTTAAAAAGCTTTGCACATAAAAAATGTCCTAATTCATGAACAAATACTATCAAGGTCAAAGCTAAAATATTAATAAAAATAAACATATATTACTTTTCCTCCCCTATAAAATTAAGACAAACATAAGTAAAATATAGGACCTGTTAAAAGGTATGAATCAATCGAATCAAGAGCACCACCTCTACCAGGAATAATATTGCCGGAATCCTTTACCCCTGCACTACGTTTAAGTCCAGATTCAAATAAATCACCAATAATAGTAAAAAATCCTATCAAAATACCAAAAACCACAGCTTCCCCATAAGTTAAATTGATTAAGCCTAAAAATACCACGATTATTGCAAAAATAATAGAAAAAAATACACCACCTAAAAACCCCATTAACGTTTTATTAGGACTAATAATAGTAGGTCTATAACTATTTTTTCCAAAAAAATATCCAACAAGATAGGCAAAAGTATCATTACCACTAACCATTGAAAAAAGTATTAGTAAAAGAATAGGTGCTCTTGGCAAAGTAGTAATAGCAACAATGAACGACATTAAAATACCAGGATATATAAGTATGAAAATCATGGAAGTTGCCTGTAATAAAAAATTAACAATTTCATGCTCTTTAATAAAAACCAAATTAACAATCCAATTACTAAAAATCAAAGTTATAACCAAATAAAATATTATATTTATACCCAAATCAAAAATATTAAAATGTACATATGTTAAAATCGGAGGAGCTGCCCCTAAAAGGAATGATAAAGGACTAGATACAGAAGAAGATTTAATTTTAAGCAAATCATTAACTTCCTTAGCAGAAACTCCACTAAACATAAAAATTAAAATATTAATTAATAAATAATTTCTAAATTCAACAAAAATTAAAATTAAAATTAAAGGAACAAAAAATAAAAATGTTCCAAGACGTGCAAGAAATGCTATTTCCTTAGACCCAAAATTAAATAAACTTTTATTTTCCAAAATTCCTCTTCCTATTCTTAAAACAAGCCAAGTCTTTAATATAATGAGAAACAGAGTAATCCGGCCACAAAGCATTTGAAAAAATAAATTCACAATAAGCAATCCTCCATAAAAGAAAATTACTCACTCTCATATCTCCACCGGTACGTATCAAAAGATCAAGATCACAAAGGTCCGGATTATCCAAAAATTTGGAAAACATAAGCTCATTCAAAGTCTCAAAACCTAAATCACTTCTCAAAATTTTCCTAACAGCTCTTACTATCTCATCTCGACCACCATAATTAATGGCTAAATTCAACACAAATCCATCAAAATCTTTTGTAAAGTCAATAGTATCAATGATTGACTCCCTTACTTCATTATTTAAAGATTCAATATCTCCTGAAACTATTATTCTTATATTATTTTTACTATAAAATTCAAATTCAGAACTCAAATAATTGGCAATTAAAAACATTAAATGTTCTATTTCGGACTTTGTTCTGTTCCAATTTTCAGTAGAAAAAATATAAAGAGACAAATATTTTATGCCCAATTCAATAGAATGACAAATTATTTCTTTAGCTCTCCTTAGACCTTCTTTATGCCCTTCAAAAAATGAAAGACCATTTTTTGAAGCCCATCTTCTATTTCCATCCATAATAATTCCAACATGTATTGGAAGGGAGTCACTATTCATAAACTTAAATTTCCATTATCTCTTTTGTTTTTAAACCACAAATATCTTCTATTTTTTTAATATAAGAATTAGTATTCTTTTGAATATCATCCAAAATTCGCCTTAAATCATCCTCAGTAATCTGAGAATCTTTCTCTTGTTTTTTTGCTTTACTATTTAATTCCTGCCTTATATTTCTAGCAGCAACTTTATGTTCCTCGGCTATTTTTTTTGCTTGTTTTGATATTTCTTTACGCCTTTCAATAGTTAATGCAGGAACTTTGATTCTAAGAACAGAACCATCATTAGCAGGATTCATAAAAAGATCTGAATTAAGTATAGCCTGCTCTATCTTAGAAAGTAGACTCTTATCCCAAGGTTGAATTACAACAAGCCTTGCCTCAGGAATACTAATATTAGCAACTCTAGTTAAAGGAGTTTTTTCTCCATAATAATCAATTAATACTTTATCAAAAAGAGCACTACTTATTCTACCTGTTCTTAAAGATTTATACTCACTCTCAAGAGATAAAAGAACTTTATTCATTTTTTCATCCAATAAAGCCTTATATTCCTCCATTCAAGCCCCCTTAAAATCAAAAGAATAATATAAAATATTATCCAACACTTAAATATTTAAAATCTATTATCTCTATATTGGTTAAAATTAATTTACTCACCTCTTCAATTTTCTCTTTAACAGTAAGTTTATCATCCTTTACAAATAACTGCTCTAAGAGAACAATTTCTCCTAAATGCTTTTTAAGTTTTCCAGACACTATTCCCTTAATTACATTTTCAGGTTTCCCACTATTTTCCAACTGTTTTATAAATACCTCTTCTTGTTCTTTTACATAATCAGGACAAACATCATTAACATTTAGATAATGGGGAGCAAAAGCTGCTATATGCAAAGCTAAATCCATTGCAAGATTACCCAATCTATCATCTCCTACTTTTGAAACATCATCTACTTTTAATTTAACAAACACACCTATTCTAGATTGCTCTCCATGAAGATAACTTTTTACAAGTTCATTAGACTTAATATTTGCAATACAAATTCTACTTACATGAATATTTTCTTTGATCTTAGCTGCTAAATTTTTAATTTCAAGTTCCTGAGATTCATCTAAAGAATCATTATTACTCTCAACCAACTGTCTTATCAAAAGATTCCCACAAGTTACAAAATCACTATTCATGGCAACAAAATCTGTTTCACAGGACATAAGCAAAAGTCCTACTCTCTCTTGATTTGCATAAGAGAATACTCGACCCTCCTTAGCATCTCTACCACTTCTTTTATCAGCTGATGCAATACCCATCTCCCTGAGTTTTTTCTTGGCCAACTCAAAATCACCACCCACAGCTTCTAACGCTTTCTTGCAATCACCAAATCCAGCTCCAGTTGCATCTCTGAGTTTTTTTACTTCTTGAGGAATAATACCCATTTTATTCTCCTTTATCCTTTTTGTCATTTTTGACTTCAATTTCGCTCATTAAATCTTCTTCATTCAAATTTTCAACGATCTGAATTCCAACTTCTTTATCACTTTCTAAAATAGCATCAGATATTATTTTAGTAAACAAAGCAACAGAACGAATTGCATCATCATTTCCAGGAATTGGACAGTCAATTACATCTGGATTACAATTTGTATCGACAACCGAAATTATAGGAATACCAATTTTCCTAGCCTCATTAATAACTATTTGCTCTCTTTTAGGATCAATAATAAAAATAGCACCAGGAAGTTCTTCCATATCCTTAATACCAGTCAAATTTTTAGACAACTTTAGCTTTTCACGATTAAGTTGAGAAACTTCTTTTTTACTAATCATCTCAAAAGTTCCATCAATTTCCATTTTTTCCAATTTTTTTAATCTTTGAACTGACTTCTTAATCGTATTAAAGTTTGAAAGCATTCCACCAAGCCATCTATTGTTAACATAAGGCATATCACTTCTTTTAGCTTCTTGTTCAATTATTTCGCTTGCTTGCTTTTTAGTCCCAACAAACAAAACTTTCTTACCACTCTTTATAATATTTTGAACAAGCTCATAAGAATCTTTAATGCCTTGTAAAGTTTTTTGCAAATCTAAAATATGGATTTCATTTCTTTCTGAAAAAATAAATCTTTTCATCCTTGGATCAAGCCTTTTCACCTGATGTCCAAAATGAACCCCAGCTTCTAAAAGACTTTTCATAGTAATAACTGCCAAAATAACCTCCTAAGTCCCTCGCTTTTACTCACTAATTAAAAATTAGTGGAAATTATATTTTCTTTAATAAGAATATCATAAAATAAACCAATTGGTAAGCCTATTATATTTGAATAGCTACCATTAATATATTCAATCAAAATTTCTGCAATACCATTTTCAAAACTAATACCTCCGGCTTTATCTTTCCAATGTCCAAGCATAACATAATGATACACAATATCTGGTGTTAATTCCCTAAATTTAATAAATGAAACTTCACAAGCTTTAACTATTTTTTCTTTTTTTGGAATAAATATACAAAAACTAGTTTCTACCTCAATAATCTTATGGCTATACTCCATTATTCTACTAAAAACCTCTTTTTCATCTCTTATTTTGCCAATATAAACCGAATCATTTTTTAACAAAGTATCAATAGTAATTAAACATTTATCTTTACCATATTTTTTAACAGCACTAACAAGCTTAAGAGCAGCTATTTTTTCTGTAACACCAGATTCACCTGACTTTATTATCGAATCTTCATCAACATCAATACTAAGAGATAAAAAATTAATTTTCAATGCTTCTAATAGCTTTACTCTAGCAAGAGAACTTGATACAAGTGCAATCTCAAAATTTTCCTTATAGATCATTTTTATTTCTCTCAGAAAATCTTAACAAAGATACTAAAACTATTGAACCAATAATTGGAAATAAGTAAAACAAAATATTAATTCGCCTGTTATAATAATCTGAATAAAAAATAGGTAAAAAAAATAAAAACAGAACACTTCCTAAAAAACTGATAAAATAAACCAATAAAAATCTAAACTTCAATATACCAAAAAAAACAACAAAAAAACTTACAATAAAAGAAATAAAAATATTAGTTAAAATTAAATGTAAAAAAAATGTTACCATATAATTCCTTTAACTAATTCGACAATTCAAAACTATGCAAACTACCTATATTAACAATAACACTATACAAATCATCTTCAATAGGATTTCCTACTGCCATAACAAAAATTACCAAATTATACTTAGGAACAACGTCTTTTTTAAAAAAATCATCACTAATATGCTTAAGATCAAATGGCCTCTCATCACTATTTAATAATTTAAATTTTTTTAAAGCTTCAGAAAATTCAATATAAGCACCATCAATAGTGTAAGATCTATACACCGTCTTAACATCTCCAATAACAGGAGCTGAAAAATCATTACCCTTCTTTACACTAAGCAAAACCGAACCAGGAGTACTCTTTCTTAAGTTCTCAAAATTAAGTTCAAAATATAAAGAAAATTTATTTTGAATCCAACTTTTATCCAATTTAAAAGTTGGTTTACCTGAAAAACGAACATCATCTAAATTAATCTTATAAAATCCCATTCTATTAAACTCATTAATATTATTAAAAACACTCTTTAAAACATCAAAATCTTTTTGAACACTCTTTGTAAATCCATTAGAATAATAATTTGAACCTTCTGGATAAAACTTGTAATATATATCAAAACCTTTAATCTTAGCATTATTTTTAGTATTAAAATAAGAAGAAGGTAATCTAAAAGCAAGAATATCCCTAGAAGCTCTATTATCAACCTTGAGTGGAGAATCAATTATAATTGCATTATCAAGTCCACAAGAATAGAATACAACTAATAAAACAAATAAAAACGTGCTTTTACAAGAATTGTTCACCATCAATCAAAACAAAAAATAACACAACTCAGCTTACCTAAGTTGTAAAAGCTTATTTTTGGCAATATTAATATATAAATTATTTTCATAAGGAAAATTAGCAACTTGCTCATATATGTCAATAGCCAATTTTTTATCTCTAACTTCAATTAATGCTGCCTTACTAAGCAAGGCCCTAATTTTAATAAAATCCAATTTAGTTTTCTTAACCACATTATCATACATCAATAAAGCCTCATCTGGTTGTCCCATTTTTTCATAAACCATAGCTTTATTTATATAAGCAAGATCTCTTTCAATCCATTTAGAATTAATAATAAGATCTAAATCATTAAGAGCTTCTTTATATAAACCTTTATTTTGAAAATAAGAAGACCTAGCAAGATAAAAACGAGCCATAAATTCATATGAAATATTATCTTTATTACCTATAGCTGCTTCTATCTTAAATGCCAATTTACGTTTTTCTTCTTCATCTTTTGTTCTTAAATAAATACTTAAATCACTCTCAAGCTCTTCTACTATTTCTCCTCCTACCTTAACAGAATCTGAATCAACGGAGTAATCATAAAAAAAAACTACAGCTCCCCCCCCAAAAACAATAATTGCAAGAATTGCTATAAAGAATTTACTTTTAAACATCAACATTCCTCTTCAATAAATTTTCAAACGGTCTATAAGACTCTTCATCATTTTCCCTAAACAAATAAGAAGAAATTTCTTCACTTGATTTTTGCTCCTTATAAGCTCTATAAGAAAGCAAAACTAACTTATTTTTGAAATCAATATTGGTAATCATAACTTTAAGCTTATCTCCAATATTCAAACTTTCAAAAGTATCCAAACTAGACTCTTTAGTATCCCCAAGCTGAATTTTGCTAATAAATCCCATTATCTTGCCATAAACTTTTACTTGAACTCCTTTTGATTTTTTCTCTACAACCTCGACCTCAATAATATCACCTCTTTTATAGCTCTTAGAGAAATCATCCCAAGGGTTTTCTTCCAATTGTTTAATTCCCAACCTAATATTTTGCTTCTTAGCATCAAATTCAAGAACCTTTCCATTAATTGCACTTCCTAATTTAAAGTATTCCTCAGGATTAATCTCACCAATCCAAGAAATGTCAAACTTACTAATATATGCATCTATACCTTCTTCAATACTAATAAAAGCACCTGACTTTGTAATATTTTTAACAACACCCTGTACAACTTTGCCAACAGAACATCTCTCAGCTAATCCATTCCATGGATTAGCATTAACTTGCTTAATACCTAAAGATATTCTTTGATTCTCTTTATCAATATCTAAAATTTTAACTTCTACAATCTGTCCAACTTTAACCAATTCTTGAGGACTCTTTATAACCCTTACCCAAGAAAAATTACTTATGTGCAAAAATCCTGATATTTCACTATCAAGTTCAACAACAGCACCAAAGGGCAATATTTTGACAACCTTACCCTTAACAATACTTTCAATCTTATACTTAGCTTCAATAGAATCCCAAGGATTTGGCCTTAAAGCTTTAAGAGACAACTCCATCTTGCCCACATTTAAACTTAATTTGATAATCTGCAATCTTAATTTATCACCAACACGAATAAAATCCTCAACATTTTCAACACGACTAAATGCAATATTTCTTTTATGCAACACCCCTAAAACAAAATTCTTAACCTTTATAATAGCACCATACTCAGTAATTCTTTCAACAATTCCATCTACTATATCGCCCTCATTATAAGAACTAATAAATTCCTTTTTCTTAACAATATCTCGTTCCCTCTCCAAAGACCGTCTATCAAGAATAAGCTTAAGGCCATCTGTTTTATCTGCTTGTAAAATATAAAACTCAATAATTGAGCCTCTTTTTAATTTTTCATCCCTAGACTTAGAACTTAAATAAGACGGCATAAACCCAGTAACATCTTCATTAATTTGAATCTTATAGCCACTTGCAAGTTCTACTAAAACCTTGCCTTTAAGCACTTTTTTATTTGCAATATACTCATCAACCTTATCTTGCAAATTAAGAGCATCAAGCTTTGCAACACTAAGCACTAATCCCAACTCTCCCCCTACCTTTGTAACTATTGCATTAAGCTTGTCGCCAATATTTGGAATGGTTTCAAATTCATCAATTTTAACAAAACCTTCAGACTTATAACCAATATCTACAAGCACATAATCTTTCATGATATTTATAACAATACCAGAAACATTACTACCCAGCTCTATCTTTTCAAGAACCTTTAGATAATTTTCTTGTAAATCTTCTTGATTTTCCATTCTCACCTCTCTATCACTTTTTTTTTCAAATTAAATGTCCTTATGATAATATCACATACATCGTCTAAGCATTTATAACTTGTGTCAATATAAAAAACTTCTTTGACTAATTTTAATTTACCATACTCTTTATTCTGGTCAATTTTATCTCGCTTATCAAGTGCCTGCTCTAGCTCGTTTAAAGCCACATTCCCGTCTCTTTGATTATATCGTCTTAAAGCTCTCACTTTAACTGAAGCATCAAGGTATATCTTAACCTTAGCTTCTGGAAAAATTACAGTAGTAATATCCCTACCCTCTATTATATAATCATCATCCTTTAATTTGACTATTTCTCTTAATTTTTTATTCACAAAATTTCTAATACCTGCATAAGAAGAATAAAGAGAAACTTGAAAATCTATCTTTTCATTTAAAATATGATTTATAACATTTGTACCATTAAGCAAAAAATCAACACCGTCAAATTCAATATTATTTTGTGATATAAGTTCCAAAATTTTGTTCTCACTAAGCAAATCATATTCATTTAGAGTAAACCTTTGAGCAATTAAAGTTATAATTCTATAAAAATAACCAGAACTAATAAACTTAAAACCCAATCTAATTCCTAAGGCTCTTGCAACTGAACTTTTTCCTGAAGCAGAAGGTCCATCAATTGCTATTATCACTCAACACTCTCCCAAAAACTGTGACTTAAATTTATTAATTTTAGCTAAAGAGAGAACTTTAATTTGTCCTTCCTTTAAATCATCTAACTTAATATTACCTATTCTAATCCTGTGAATTCTCTTTAAATAGATATTCCGACTTAAAAAGACTCGCCTAATTTCTCTATTCTTACCTTCTGTTAAAATTAACCTCAAAGAATTATCACCAAGCATTATATAAGATTTTAATTTTAAAATTTCTCTTTCTATTTTTATCCCACGTTTAAAATTAATAAGCAAATCTTCATCAATAGCCTTTTTTGACTCAACAATATATTCTTTTTCAACTTCCTTTATTGGATGCAAAATATTATTTGCAAACTGACCATCATTAGTAAACAATAAAAGTCCAGAACTTTTAAAATCAAGTCTACCAACTGAGAACAAACGCTCTTTAAACAAAGGCTGAACCAGAGATATTGCCAACTTTCTTCCATTTGGATCAAAATTAGAACACAAATAATTTTTAGGCTTATTAAGAGCTATATAAATGTTAGTTTTGATTTTGGAATCACGACAAACAAATATCTGTCCTCTATACCTCACTTTATCACCTAAGAAAACTTTATCTCCAAGCTTTGCAAGATTGCCATTTATTCTGACGAAATTTTTTTTTATAAGATCCTCACAAAATCTCCTAGAACCTATACCCTTCTCTGCTAAAAAAACATGCGCCCTAAGTCCTTTTTTGCTATTCATATTGTTCAATGCTTTTTCCTTTTTTTAAAACCAAGTTACCATTTATATAAACCATATCTATAATATTTAACATTTTACATTCAAGAACAACTAAGAAATAACAAAATTTTTCAAAAAAGTAACACCTATCATTAGGATCCAATAAAAAATCAAAAACACAATTACCTTCCTTAGCTAAAATAGAAATAATTCTATTTTTTTTATCCAAAAATCTAGCATTATATGTACCTAAAATGACATTAGACTTTTTTATATTATCCCAAATCTCACCATACTTCCTGATACGCCTTGAAGCCTTAACACTACTATCTTTAAATTTTTGAATACCAGAAGAAACAGCCATATAACTTTGGGGACTATTATTACCACCCCCCGAACTTTCCACAAAGATACTAGCATTTCTAAAAAAAGAAACCTTAGATATATCTGAATATACACTATGTTTTAAATTTTGCTTCACATCTTTAGATTTTTCATTTTTTTTGCTAAAACTTATTAATTTGCGAACCATCTTCCTTCCAAATAGCTTTTTTTCTTTTAATTTTACCGTATAAAGAACCTGTGTCTTCAAATAAAGCAAACTAGCCGAAAAAGAATAAAATCTAATTAATTCTTTAACATCTATTTCAAGACCATCAGAAAATATCAAAAAATCTTCTATTATTTTATTTAAATTCAAAGTCTTTAAAAGCTCTCTTTTACCCACTATATAATCAAAAAAAATTTCTATTTCCCCTTTAAAATCATCACAAACAATCAA is a genomic window containing:
- the rseP gene encoding RIP metalloprotease RseP, translated to MFIFINILALTLIVFVHELGHFLCAKLFKVKVEVFSIGIGPSLFKIKIKDTEYRISPIFLGGYCKLKGADHLENELKLNRQLEADKDSIFGISHFKKILIYFAGPLFNLILALVIFIAIEIIGVVYLDYPGKISVINNNVLSKFKDGDIILKVNDNNIQYFSDLSKFVDLKDSKITFTVLRDNNNVSFEEYTSLDKLLKEIGPWVDLIVAKVEVNSPAGIAGLKPNDKIISINNIVLSNSNDLKNLISNLDVNVVDIQYDRNGEIITSKLVFQDTNKITGISQLSGIERVIKTDNLIIAFQNSLSKILNILGHIFYSIIELFTNFKNNSKNVVGPVGMINILVGSSSIGFLHWFKTIAILNLIIAGMNLFFFVIPMLDGGQIFISLIELLRGKRFSAKFIYYFYFIGIVCILSLFILGFVNDLRVIFWNYY
- a CDS encoding phosphatidate cytidylyltransferase, coding for MLCGRITLFLIILKTWLVLRIGRGILENKSLFNFGSKEIAFLARLGTFLFFVPLILILIFVEFRNYLLINILIFMFSGVSAKEVNDLLKIKSSSVSSPLSFLLGAAPPILTYVHFNIFDLGINIIFYLVITLIFSNWIVNLVFIKEHEIVNFLLQATSMIFILIYPGILMSFIVAITTLPRAPILLLILFSMVSGNDTFAYLVGYFFGKNSYRPTIISPNKTLMGFLGGVFFSIIFAIIVVFLGLINLTYGEAVVFGILIGFFTIIGDLFESGLKRSAGVKDSGNIIPGRGGALDSIDSYLLTGPIFYLCLS
- the uppS gene encoding polyprenyl diphosphate synthase, with amino-acid sequence MNSDSLPIHVGIIMDGNRRWASKNGLSFFEGHKEGLRRAKEIICHSIELGIKYLSLYIFSTENWNRTKSEIEHLMFLIANYLSSEFEFYSKNNIRIIVSGDIESLNNEVRESIIDTIDFTKDFDGFVLNLAINYGGRDEIVRAVRKILRSDLGFETLNELMFSKFLDNPDLCDLDLLIRTGGDMRVSNFLLWRIAYCEFIFSNALWPDYSVSHYIKDLACFKNRKRNFGK
- the frr gene encoding ribosome recycling factor produces the protein MEEYKALLDEKMNKVLLSLESEYKSLRTGRISSALFDKVLIDYYGEKTPLTRVANISIPEARLVVIQPWDKSLLSKIEQAILNSDLFMNPANDGSVLRIKVPALTIERRKEISKQAKKIAEEHKVAARNIRQELNSKAKKQEKDSQITEDDLRRILDDIQKNTNSYIKKIEDICGLKTKEIMEI
- the tsf gene encoding translation elongation factor Ts; its protein translation is MGIIPQEVKKLRDATGAGFGDCKKALEAVGGDFELAKKKLREMGIASADKRSGRDAKEGRVFSYANQERVGLLLMSCETDFVAMNSDFVTCGNLLIRQLVESNNDSLDESQELEIKNLAAKIKENIHVSRICIANIKSNELVKSYLHGEQSRIGVFVKLKVDDVSKVGDDRLGNLAMDLALHIAAFAPHYLNVNDVCPDYVKEQEEVFIKQLENSGKPENVIKGIVSGKLKKHLGEIVLLEQLFVKDDKLTVKEKIEEVSKLILTNIEIIDFKYLSVG
- the rpsB gene encoding 30S ribosomal protein S2; protein product: MAVITMKSLLEAGVHFGHQVKRLDPRMKRFIFSERNEIHILDLQKTLQGIKDSYELVQNIIKSGKKVLFVGTKKQASEIIEQEAKRSDMPYVNNRWLGGMLSNFNTIKKSVQRLKKLEKMEIDGTFEMISKKEVSQLNREKLKLSKNLTGIKDMEELPGAIFIIDPKREQIVINEARKIGIPIISVVDTNCNPDVIDCPIPGNDDAIRSVALFTKIISDAILESDKEVGIQIVENLNEEDLMSEIEVKNDKKDKGE
- a CDS encoding Maf family protein produces the protein MIYKENFEIALVSSSLARVKLLEALKINFLSLSIDVDEDSIIKSGESGVTEKIAALKLVSAVKKYGKDKCLITIDTLLKNDSVYIGKIRDEKEVFSRIMEYSHKIIEVETSFCIFIPKKEKIVKACEVSFIKFRELTPDIVYHYVMLGHWKDKAGGISFENGIAEILIEYINGSYSNIIGLPIGLFYDILIKENIISTNF
- a CDS encoding 30S ribosomal protein S1 — protein: MENQEDLQENYLKVLEKIELGSNVSGIVINIMKDYVLVDIGYKSEGFVKIDEFETIPNIGDKLNAIVTKVGGELGLVLSVAKLDALNLQDKVDEYIANKKVLKGKVLVELASGYKIQINEDVTGFMPSYLSSKSRDEKLKRGSIIEFYILQADKTDGLKLILDRRSLERERDIVKKKEFISSYNEGDIVDGIVERITEYGAIIKVKNFVLGVLHKRNIAFSRVENVEDFIRVGDKLRLQIIKLSLNVGKMELSLKALRPNPWDSIEAKYKIESIVKGKVVKILPFGAVVELDSEISGFLHISNFSWVRVIKSPQELVKVGQIVEVKILDIDKENQRISLGIKQVNANPWNGLAERCSVGKVVQGVVKNITKSGAFISIEEGIDAYISKFDISWIGEINPEEYFKLGSAINGKVLEFDAKKQNIRLGIKQLEENPWDDFSKSYKRGDIIEVEVVEKKSKGVQVKVYGKIMGFISKIQLGDTKESSLDTFESLNIGDKLKVMITNIDFKNKLVLLSYRAYKEQKSSEEISSYLFRENDEESYRPFENLLKRNVDV
- the cmk gene encoding (d)CMP kinase is translated as MIIAIDGPSASGKSSVARALGIRLGFKFISSGYFYRIITLIAQRFTLNEYDLLSENKILELISQNNIEFDGVDFLLNGTNVINHILNEKIDFQVSLYSSYAGIRNFVNKKLREIVKLKDDDYIIEGRDITTVIFPEAKVKIYLDASVKVRALRRYNQRDGNVALNELEQALDKRDKIDQNKEYGKLKLVKEVFYIDTSYKCLDDVCDIIIRTFNLKKKVIER